Genomic window (Prosthecochloris aestuarii DSM 271):
TTATCTTCAGAAAAAAGGTAACACGACATGAAACGATTCGGCGTCTCCCTCGAAGATGAACTGCTTGAACAGCTTGACTCGCTGGTACAGCACCACCGTTTTCCAAACCGCTCTCAGGCCATCCGCTATCTGATCCGCAAGCACAACAGAGACGAGTACTGGGAGAGCAATGAAGCGGTCTGTGGCTGTCTTGTCCTCGTCTACGATCACCACCGATCAGACCTCCAGAAAAGGCTCACATCCATACAGCATGAGTTTCACAACCTCGTACTCTGCAGTCAGCATGTCCATCTGGACCATAACAACTGCCTCGAAACCATTACCCTCAAAGGCAAGGCCATCGATATAGGAGAACTTGCCGACAGACTGATTGCCCTGAAGGGAATTGTTCACGGAGAACTGGTCAAAGGGGGCGCAGTGAACGCTGGTCTGGAGAACCCGGATCATCGGCATGAGAAATGCAACCCATGAAGCATTGTCAAATGAAAACGAACAGAACATGAAAAATACCCGGACCCTGAAAGCAATTGCCCGAGCCATCCTGCTGTCAGCATGCGCCCTCTTCTCTCCGCCTGCTTACGCCCATTTCGGCATGGTCATCCCTGCAACGGATATCGTTGAACAGCAAAACGAGGCATCGCTCAACCTGCGCATCATGTTTGCGCATCCCTTTGAGGGAGAAAGCATGGCAATGGACAAACCTCAGCTTTTCGGAGTGTTCAGCAATGGACAAAAAACCGTTCTCAGCGGGACGCTCACCCCGATGACTGTGAAAATGTATGCCGACAGGGCTCCATCACAAGCATGGCAAACAACGTACCGTCTTCAGCGTCCGGGGGACTACCAGTTTTATGTCCAGCCTGCCCCCTACTGGGAACCGGCTGAAGACAGTTTTATTGTTCACTATACAAAAGTTATTGTTAACGCCTTCGCCAAAGAGCAGGGTTGGGATGAACCGATCGGCCTGAAAACCGAAATCGTCCCGCTGACCCGTCCATACGGCCTTTACCGTGGCAACCTGTTTCAGGGCGTCGTCATGCTTGACGGCAAACCGCTTCCGTTCGCCGAAGTGGAGGTGGAATATTTCAACAGGGATGGCACCGGCAAAGCGCCGAAAGCACCGTTCATCACTCAAGTCACCAAAAGCGATGCGAACGGTGTTTTTTCCTATTGCGTTCCACATGCTGGCTGGTGGGGTTTCGCTGCACTTTCCACCGACAGCAGGACCATGGAGCACAAGGGTGTCCAAAAGCCTGTCGAAATCGGCGCCGTGCTCTGGATACACGCCTATGATTTCAAATAAAATGCGCTGAACCGTTGTCACAAAGCAATCAAAAAAAACACCTGACTCAGCACTCAGCACTCAGCACTCAGCACTCAGCACTCAGCACTCAGCACTCAGCACTCAGCACTCAGCACTCAGCACTTAGCACTTAGCACTTAGCACTTAAAAACATGCATATTTCAGAAGGTGTTCTGCCGCTTGCTACACTGGCTGCAGGCTATGCAGTAAGTACCGGAGGCATAGCCATCGGCCTTCAAAAAATCCGGGATGATGAAATGGTTAAAACCGCGATGATCTCCTGCGCCTTTTTTCTTGCTTCGTTCATTCACATTCCCGTTGGCCCTGCACATATCCATCTCGTGCTCAACGGACTGGCTGGACTTCTTTGTGGATGGTCGGTGTTCATCGCTATCGCCATAGCCCTGT
Coding sequences:
- the nikR gene encoding nickel-responsive transcriptional regulator NikR, with the protein product MKRFGVSLEDELLEQLDSLVQHHRFPNRSQAIRYLIRKHNRDEYWESNEAVCGCLVLVYDHHRSDLQKRLTSIQHEFHNLVLCSQHVHLDHNNCLETITLKGKAIDIGELADRLIALKGIVHGELVKGGAVNAGLENPDHRHEKCNP
- a CDS encoding DUF4198 domain-containing protein, whose translation is MKNTRTLKAIARAILLSACALFSPPAYAHFGMVIPATDIVEQQNEASLNLRIMFAHPFEGESMAMDKPQLFGVFSNGQKTVLSGTLTPMTVKMYADRAPSQAWQTTYRLQRPGDYQFYVQPAPYWEPAEDSFIVHYTKVIVNAFAKEQGWDEPIGLKTEIVPLTRPYGLYRGNLFQGVVMLDGKPLPFAEVEVEYFNRDGTGKAPKAPFITQVTKSDANGVFSYCVPHAGWWGFAALSTDSRTMEHKGVQKPVEIGAVLWIHAYDFK